A window of Candidatus Woesearchaeota archaeon genomic DNA:
CAGTTGATTTCCGGTTATGCGCGCTCCTGTTTCTTTTGCAAGGATACTGGAGAGCACGTGTGCTGCGGTGTGCATCCTCATAAGGCGCCAGCGGCGCTTCCAGTTGAGCTCGCAGCGTACGCGCTGCCCGGGCTCGAGCCCTGGCCGGTCTACTTGGTGAGATATGGTGTGTGGCAGTTTCTTGACGAAAACCACGGAGAACGAGTCTCCAGACTCGGTGGTGATCGTGCCTTCATCGTGCGGTTGGCCCCCGCCGACGGGGTAAAACGCGGTTTTGTCGAGGGTGATGTACACGCCTTCATCCACGCCCTGCACGACTGCTTCAAAGGTTTTGATGAACCGATCTTTCCTGAAGAGTTCTTCGACCGCCATCGTTGTGAAGGAGGGTGTTGTGATTGATGTTAAAAAGATTTTTTATTGGTTCTCGTGTCTGCTCTTGCTTCTTTTTTTCCTTTGTTCGTGGCGGGTTGGTACGCCTACGCGCTTGCATGCCGAACGAACCGGGCATTCTTTGCAAGAAGGGGTGATGGGTTTGCAAATGGTTTTTCCATGGATGACGAAGAGGTCGTTGAGATTTTTCCAGTACTTGCGAGGAACGCATTTCATGAGTTCTTGTTCTGTTTGGTTGGGGTTTTTTGTGGCCACCCATCCGAGACGGTTGCTGATGCGATGCACGTGCGTGTCAACCGGAATGCACGTGTTCTTTCCGAACGCGTAAACTAAGACGCATCCTGCCACTTTTCTCCCCACACCAGGGAGCGAGGTGAGGTCGTGCATGGTTTGTGGAACGGCGCCGCCAAACGTCGTGATAATGATGTTCGCGATGGCTTGGATGTTTTTCGCCTTTTGTCTGAAAAAGCCTGTTGGCTTGATTATTGCCTCTATATCTTGGAGAGGGGCCGATGCGAGTGCTTGCGGTGTTGGGTAGCGGGAAAGCAGCTCTCTTGCAACGACTTCTGTTGATTCGTCTCTGTTGCGAACGCTCAGGACGGTTGAGATGAGCATGAAAAACGCGTCTTTCCTTTGCGATTGGAAGGCGTCAAGCATTGTTCGTTGCTGCTTGCCCGGCTGTTTTGCTTGTTCTCTTTTTTGTTTCTTGAGCGTCTCAATGACGAAAGAGACCGTTTTCTTGCTGGGGGGTTTTACCGGGGGAGGAACGGCATGGCTCGGGCGTGTTTTCCTTCTGTTCTTGCTTGTCTTTTGCAGTTTGCGCTCGGCCATACGAACCAAGGAGTTGCAGGTTTTTTTTATGCTCTTGCTTTTTTGTTGCGCTTTTTGTTCTCGCACGTATTCACTCCTCGCCCCCTCCTTTCTTCGTTCGCGGTAACACGTTCCGCGTCCTGCTCTGCAACGACCCTTCAACACTGCAGCACGTCTTTCTTCGTGTTTGCGCTTCATCTCCTGCCAGCTCCGCCGTCGCCCGCCCTTGCCGTCGTAGGAACTGTTCTTCTGGGAAATATTCTTATACGCGCGCTTCCTTCTCAGAAAGCAATGGGCTTGCGAAGTGCAGCGTGGAAGGCGCTCGGGTGGGCGTTGGGGCTTGATCGGTTTTTCTTTGAGCGAGTCGTGGTGAGACAATCGGTCGTTGATGGTGTTTGCGAGCTAGCGAAGACCGCCCACCCCAAAGAGTTCGTTGTGTTTCTTGACGGGCGCGTCGTGAAAGGGACGCTCTGGGTTGAGCGTCTGCTGTACCAGACGTATACTGCGTCGAGGAACGCAACACATTTTTCTCTTGACCTTCCTCCCGCGTATCCCATCATTGGCACCATTCACAGCCACCCTGGTTTTTCGAACAGGCCGAGCAGGGCTGACCTTGCGTTGTTTCAAAAGCACGGAATGGTGCACGGGATTATTAAGCGGCCGTATGAGGAGGAGGACCTTTGTTTTTATGACAAGAAAGGGTCGCTGCTTTCCTGGACGGTGAAGCGGTGAGTGCTGGCGAGTGAGTAGTGCCCTGGGCAAGCGCTTTTCGGGGCGTGCTTCTTCCTTTCTTCTGCGCTTTCCTCCTTCACCCTGTGCCTTCGGAGAGGGTTGCAACAGTGTTCTCCTGGGCGTTGTTCGTTTTTGGTTGTTCCCTAGAGTTGGCGTTTTACGGCGCGAAGGATTCTCCTTGCCAGTTCGAATTCTTGCTTTGCGTAGCCCGCTACGGTTATCTTGCTCTCAAGACGTGTCGTTCGCTTGGCAAGGATGAGGAGGAGGAGTTTTACAATGAGCGGTCTGCGTGAGTGCTGGAGGGAGAGGAATAGTTCTTCATTGGTGTATGCTGGCGGGAGGTTGGTAAGTTTTGAGAAAAACGTTCGCAACGCGCTCATGCCGTCGTTTCTTGAAAGTGTGGCCTTGCTCAGGGTCGCGATGGTTGTTTCGGCTTGGGGGTGTGGTGTTGACCGAAGGAAGAAGAGCCCGCGAAGCTTGGCGAAGAAGAGGAGTATGCGAATGATGAACGGTTTGTTGAGGAGGAAGGTAAGATGCTTGTCGTACGTTGCGAGTTGGACGAGTTCTGAGTGTTGCGCGGCGTTCCAGAACAGGATTGCCAGCAGAATTGCTATTGCGAGGAAGAAGAGGATGGTGGTGAAGAGGTAGTGTTTGAGGAAGTCGAGGAGGTTGCATGGGCGGCACGGGCC
This region includes:
- a CDS encoding endonuclease III → MSHHDSLKEKPIKPQRPPERLPRCTSQAHCFLRRKRAYKNISQKNSSYDGKGGRRRSWQEMKRKHEERRAAVLKGRCRAGRGTCYRERRKEGARSEYVREQKAQQKSKSIKKTCNSLVRMAERKLQKTSKNRRKTRPSHAVPPPVKPPSKKTVSFVIETLKKQKREQAKQPGKQQRTMLDAFQSQRKDAFFMLISTVLSVRNRDESTEVVARELLSRYPTPQALASAPLQDIEAIIKPTGFFRQKAKNIQAIANIIITTFGGAVPQTMHDLTSLPGVGRKVAGCVLVYAFGKNTCIPVDTHVHRISNRLGWVATKNPNQTEQELMKCVPRKYWKNLNDLFVIHGKTICKPITPSCKECPVRSACKRVGVPTRHEQRKKRSKSRHENQ
- a CDS encoding alanyl-tRNA editing protein, with the translated sequence MAVEELFRKDRFIKTFEAVVQGVDEGVYITLDKTAFYPVGGGQPHDEGTITTESGDSFSVVFVKKLPHTISHQVDRPGLEPGQRVRCELNWKRRWRLMRMHTAAHVLSSILAKETGARITGNQLGEDQSRIDFSLEEFSPDLLVSAVAKANELTRKAIPVHVSVVARSDACKNPAWSKLAKGLPEGIEQLHIVKIGDVDVQVCGGTHVQDLKDVGTIVFIKAQNKGKQNRRLYFSLAE